A window from Manis javanica isolate MJ-LG chromosome 10, MJ_LKY, whole genome shotgun sequence encodes these proteins:
- the SBK1 gene encoding serine/threonine-protein kinase SBK1, with product MSVGCPEPEPPHSLPCCGPETVPGLGAGVPLLTEDMQALTLRTMTASDVTKHYELVRELGKGTYGKVDLVAYKGTGMKMALKFVNKSKTKLKNFLREVSITNSLSSSPFIIKVFDVVFETEDCYVFAQEYAPAGDLFDIIPPQVGLPEDTVKRCVQQLGLALDFMHGRQLVHRDIKPENVLLFDHECRRVKLADFGMTRRVGCRVKRVSGTIPYTAPEVCQSGRADGFAVDTGVDVWAFGVLIFCVLTGNFPWEAASGADAFFEEFVRWQRGRLPGLPSQWRRFTEPALRMFQRLLALEPERRGPAKEVFRFLKHELTSELRRRPSHRARKPAGDRLQASGSLRLEAPGPLKRTVLTESGSGSRPAPPAVGPVPVPVPVPEASLAPPGLLGRTDGRPDKSKGQVVLATAIEICV from the exons ATGAGCGTGGGCTGCCCCGAGCCCGAGCCACCCCACTCCCTGCCCTGCTGTGGGCCAGAGACTGTGCCTGGGCTGGGTGCAGGCGTGCCCCTCCTCACTGAAGACATGCAGGCGCTGACCCTCCGCACAATGACTGCTAGTGATGTTACCAAGCACTATGAACTTGTCCGGGAGCTGGGCAAGGGCACCTATGGGAAGGTCGACCTGGTGGCCTACAAGGGCACAG GCATGAAAATGGCACTCAAGTTTGTGAACAAGAGCAAGACGAAGCTGAAGAACTTCCTGAGGGAGGTGAGCATCACCAACAGCCTCTCCTCCAGCCCATTCATCATCAAGGTCTTCGATGTGGTTTTTGAGACTGAGGACTGCTACGTCTTTGCCCAGGAGTACGCACCTGCTGGAGACCTGTTTGACATCATTCCTCCTCAG GTGGGGCTCCCCGAGGACACAGTGAAGCGCTGCGTGCAGCAACTGGGCCTGGCGCTGGACTTCATGCACGGGCGGCAGCTGGTGCACCGCGACATCAAGCCCGAGAACGTGCTGCTGTTCGACCACGAGTGCCGCCGCGTGAAGCTAGCCGACTTTGGCATGACGCGCCGCGTGGGCTGCCGCGTGAAGCGCGTCAGCGGCACCATCCCATACACAGCACCCGAGGTGTGCCAGTCGGGCCGCGCCGACGGCTTCGCTGTGGACACGGGAGTGGATGTGTGGGCCTTCGGCGTGCTCATCTTCTGCGTGCTCACCGGTAACTTCCCGTGGGAGGCGGCGTCGGGCGCCGATGCCTTCTTTGAGGAGTTCGTGCGCTGGCAGCGGGGCCGCCTGCCGGGGCTGCCTTCGCAGTGGCGCCGCTTCACCGAGCCGGCGCTGCGCATGTTCCAGCGCCTCCTGGCACTCGAGCCTGAGCGCCGCGGGCCGGCCAAGGAGGTCTTCCGCTTCCTCAAGCACGAGCTCACGTCCGAGCTGCGTCGCCGGCCCTCCCACCGCGCGCGCAAGCCAGCGGGGGACCGGCTGCAGGCCTCCGGGTCGCTGCGCCTCGAGGCACCTGGGCCGCTCAAGCGGACGGTGCTGACCGAGAGCGGCAGCGGCTCCCGGCCCGCGCCCCCCGCGGTTGGGCCCGTGCCTGTGCCGGTGCCCGTGCCCGAGGCCAGCCTAGCGCCTCCGGGGCTCCTCGGCAGGACCGATGGCCGCCCGGACAAGAGCAAAGGGCAGGTGGTGCTGGCCACGGCCATTGAGATCTGCGTCTGA